In the genome of Pagrus major chromosome 17, Pma_NU_1.0, the window CGATCCAGCAGACTGAGCGAGCAGCAGCGTCCCGGTATCTTCATTCACATGTCGACAGGACAGAAGAGCTGGTAGATCCTGACACCAGTCAGCCACACTGAAGTCAATTTAAAGTCTTGTTTTATTTCCGTGGTGTCTCTTCATATCCGACACTAACTGTGCTTTGACCTGGAGGCCAGTTCCCTCTCccactccacctccaccactTTGTACAGCTCCATAGTGGCTTTGGCATCTTCCACAGAAGAGTGGCCCTTCTTCCCAGTCTGAGGAGACAAGAGAGGACGAGGTTGAGTTTCACtttgacaataaaaacattctCACAATCTTACGGGGACAAAGTGCAAATAGACTACTGCAGCGGTCTCTTCTCTCTTTGGGACATTTGCACGGTCGAATTCCTCGTACCTGGATGTCGCGGTTGAAGAGGGCCTTGGTGAGTCTCTTGAGCGAGGCACACTCGTGCACAGCGATGCCGGCCTTGGCGTTGAGCAGAGGGATTCGAGACGTGTCCCTGGTCAAGGCAGCGGGGTGAGAGTAACCGAGGACCTTGAAGTCGTTGTGGACAGCGTGGCCAATCACCACCCTCCCATTGAGCAGCCTCAGGATCTGCACACAGGGAAGATTTCAGCTGATGTTTCAAAAAGATTTACAGCATATTTCCACAGGATTATCAAGGTTTTCCTCAAATCTTTTCTCAGTTTTTGAGGATTCTGCCTTTGACTCTGTCTTATCTGACAATTTGCAATTTTGAAAAACCCATAAACTTAGTGTTTTTCCATAACTTGAAATTTTCAGAACATTGTGAAGCTTTGGTGCTACGttctttatttcacatttcagatatttgacatatatatatatatatatgccgATATTATCAGTCAATATTGGATTATCACAGATAAATCAGTTTATGTGCCAACatgataacttttttttcctttttacagaacatatagaAGAAAAAGATCCTCAGGGTTCAttctggacaataaagtttattgtttaaatgtaaaatatcctgtTTCCGTTCCATCTTTGTCACTAGAATTTGAAAATCACATTtaagggatcattgcaaaagaTGTGTTGTCCTCGATACGGTTGGCCCTGAAAATCCAGTTGTAACAGGCATTCTTCACTGTTGTTTGTCACTTTAtagagcaaacaaacaaataacacataatcaaacaacaaattaatttcttatgaaaataattgttagttgcggCCCTAAAACTCATCAGCTTTAAACTCATCTCACACCGTTAAATTACAGTGGAAACAGAAGCCGACAGCAGCTACATGTCACTTTCTCTGCAGTGGAAAAGTCTTCAGAGGTGAGTTACATTAGTAGATTGAACACACTTGAATAATCATGTCCTCACCTCCTTCCTGGCCTCAAAGTACGGCATGGCGCCGACCAGGTCTCTGGGCCGTATGCCGCTCCATCGGGTGCGGTAGTCAGTGACGGGTACGGAGGGCTTGATGAACTTATCGTAAACCACGTCTCCGTCGTACGACACGACACTGCAGCGAGCGAGCTGGCTGATCCTCCCCTTTGGTCCCGTACCCACCATCTCGCAGTCGAAAGCCAGGTACTTTGAGGGGATCCCTTCCGACGTCTGCGGGGCAGCAGGTTTCTGGCTGCTTGACACTGAGGGGCCATGGGAGCTTCCTGTGTTCCCAGAGTCGGTGGAGGAAGACAGGCTGTGAGTGGATGTTGAAGGTTTGGAGCTACTGTGTGAAGCGCcggctgtgctgctgctgctcgggtgataacttttgttgtgtgtggagacaggaagcgacTTTGTGGATGCTCCATTCAGGCTCGGAGGAGCGTGGTCAGGTCTGGACTGTCCCGTGTtgctgttgtatttattttggtcATCCAGGTAGCCCTGTCGCTGTAAATACAGCCTCTTCTTTTGAAACcacctctctttcctcttttcatttcctgctgGAGTTCCCTTCTGCGCAGCTTCATCAGAATACCTCAGGTTCAACATGAGGTCCGAGTCCGACATGGCTGTGGTCGCAGTCCAGCAGAGGTCAAAGGTGATGTTGCCTCCAGGTACCTTTACACAAAATCAAATGTGTAGATCTCTTTGTGTTGGCCTCCTCAACAGGTCTTCACCCTTTGTAGTCCAGTTTGTTTCAGCTGGCAGCAGTTTGAATGCAACAtcctgaaagacaaacacagcgTTATCAAACCCTGTCCAGATTTACACGACTTAATGAAGAGCTGCTGATTATTCAAGACGTTAAATCTCCACCCATCTTGCTGATCCATAAATCGGTTGGAGTAAGTCAAGAAGACAAAATTCTGATCCCAGCTccataaatgtgaatattttctagtttgTGTTGGGTAACACATTACAAAggtaacaataaacaacaacttTTTAAGAACCCATCCATAAGTTCTTcgttgagtctctgtgtgactgaaatgaacCGTGAATGtctctttgggttgtggacaaaacgagacattcGAGGACGTCATCTTGAACTTTGGTCtttaaatggtgaaaaatgttgaacagtGTTTTCCAAACAACTTATCGAacaatggagaaaataatcaacaatcaAACTAATCCTTAAGTTGCAGCCCTTCTTGAATGCATAACTTCTATATAACCCACTGTATATACACCAGAATTTTGAAGAGGGGCACATTTTCCTTAATTTTTACATCCACTTCAATgagaatttggactttttctCTCTTATCAGATGTTTTTACCAGAATTTATTACGACTTAATAAAGTAATCTTAGTTTTATGTGACCTTGTGCGGTGCACAATTTTGGATTTTTGCTGATATGCAGATATTTCCCGACTTAATTTGGCGAATTGCCGATGCCAAACATGatatatgcacattttttcccctcataaTTGCAGAACATTAAGTCTCTCCTGTATTGGAATCAACATATTCTTTTGcctacatgtgtgtgtaaatatatatatatatatatatatatacacacacatatgtatgtatgtatttgtgcttttttttctcgctTTCCTGTCTTGACTTCGACTAGTTTGGCTTGATAGTTATGCATCCTGTCATATTATCTTCCTGAGTGTCCTGCTTATGTTATGTCAAAGCACTTTATAACCTCTGTGCTCTACATATaaagtaattattattatcattatttctCTTATCGGGATTGTGACTTGcaaaagcagaaacacaaatgatTTCTAAAATGTGCACATTCACTTGGCAAAATAAGGAAACTACTTTGTCACGTGGTGTGTAGAGAACATTCAAAGTGTCATATCAGcaaagtgtttgtttcaggcCGGTGACACAGATATAATCGTGGATCCCCGCATTCAGATCCttcacatgaataaaactacacCATGAAAATGTTCAAGTATAAAAAGTAAAGTAGTCATgttgcagtaaaatgttcctcGTCAGTGTTTCCCTGTTATATCTGacgttactgctgcattaatgtgtcgTGCATGTGTAACGTTACTGTGCACATGTTTAAAGTTCAGCTCATTTTAGCTGCTTTATAAACTGTTGCCTGGTTTCACCTTCAGcacatcatcacaaacatgAACATGGACACTGGAGATGAAGGTTTCCACTGAACAGGAAGTGGATGGAAAACACAACCTAAAGAGTAACTAGTCACTAACACTGTCAGAcacatgtaatggagtaaaatgtacaaCATGTACCACTGAGGTGTGGTGGAGGAGAAGTATGAAGTtgcattaaatggaaatacttgagtaaagtactCTGAATTTGTACTTTAATACAGTGCTAGAGTAACTGTACTTgattacattccaccactgtgtACAGCTGTGTACAATCTACTGATAAAACCACGTACAGACAATTAAAATGCAGctaatttgtttaaaatgtgtttaaaacagaCCCTCCTCTCActttaacgttagctaacgctGTTGACGTTACAGCCATTGagcgttagcatgctaacgctagctgtaTTGTGCTAGTTCCGTGGTTGGCGATCGATGGAAACGATTGTTTCTTGACGGAAAATTCGGCTAAGCGTATTTGTGAACTCGCGCAGGTTGATATCGATAAATTCCCTATtgtgaaaatgtctaaaaaaataactttatgaGTGTAAATCCAGACCTGCTGCTCGCTGCGGACCGCACGCGCCTTCCTGCCCACGACAAACATCAATATCCGGGTCATGCTACCTTCGGGCACAGACAGAAATCTGGAAAAATGGAGATTTTACTGTACTACCACGCATTATATGTGTGATCATTTTGACTTGATTCCGTGGTTGATAACTAACTATATCAGTAGCGTCTATTGATGACtatcacaataaataaataaacctgacATGCTCAATAATTGAGTAATAAccacaataaaacataatttgcGGATATTCTACCACATATTCACTCGCAGTAGCCGAAAGTAGCGACGTAACTTACGACTGGATCAAtacaaatattcacaaaacagcCATCGATGGtaatttatctttatttcatcattttaatcacTTGATTCAACGTAATGTATTGTAATTGTTGAATTTACGAGATGCACCTGAACGCAGCAGCAGTCTACATGTGAAAGttgcagctagctagctgcaggctaaacATTACCAGCATTTGTGAAATGCTAAGCACGAGTTTGGCGTAATAAATGCCGATTTTAACGACTTTGCGAGTCGCTGGCCGTCCGTAGACACAATTCGGCTAAACTAGAAACGGTAACACAGCGCTAACAAGCCAAtctatgttagcattagctCGTACTCCAGTCCCATGTCAGTGAAGCTGCCTGCAGCACAAGATGTGGAGATGTTTACATGGAGCCtcgcagcagaggagcagagacagcTGGCGAGGAGACTCACCACCTTCCTGTCTCAGCACAGCCACCTGTCCGACTCCTATATCATTGTGCGTATTAACAACAAAGTCCTTTCCTTTCCAGTTTTCACCTCAGCcactgtattttgttgtttacattaGGCTAGCATGGCAgcttaaagggcaactccactcatttcacacattaaagtgtgtttacaggtacTATGTATTATGTAATAGATAAAAACAATAGAGtaaaaagctttttgtggctccagaggaagctgcatgtaatctgattaaaatgcctccagtgatgtcactctggctaaattgcattgtgggtaatgtaggcgctagattttttcaaaagcagtccactggtcaagcattgcactcctataacactgttgggctcattatgggtggtttaaaaacTCTTTCTTcattccacgcattcttcttccttttcaaaacctggcaactacattacccacaatgcaacttagccacagagtgacatcactggaggcaagttatcagattgcatgcagcttcctctggttGCATTACTACTCCTCAGGATATGTTCACACACTGTAATGTTTAAAACtgatggagttaccctttaagtttcCATGACAACAAAGCCCTATTACATACATGATTACATACATTTGTATCTGAGGTTTTGCACAACAATCAtgcacatttgtaaaactggCATCAAACAAACTCATGTATATCCTTCAGTTGAGAATCATTGTATGGAAACAGCTGTCTGTGTTTAGAAAAACTATTTAATTAGTTCTTTATACAAAATTGGATACTCATCCCCTCTTCTTGTAGTTTCTCTAATAACAGTCTCACTGTTTGTTATTCATCTGCAGGAGTTCTTCACTGAAGATCTCTGGCACACTTTACCCAACAGCTGGCAGCCGGTGCTGCAGGACCTGTCATATCCACAGATCGCAGACCTGCTACTAGATGCTAAACATGCAGACAGAAGGTACCAATCAGGCCCTTCactcagtaaaaaacaaaaacccacatCA includes:
- the isg20l2 gene encoding interferon-stimulated 20 kDa exonuclease-like 2, with protein sequence MSDSDLMLNLRYSDEAAQKGTPAGNEKRKERWFQKKRLYLQRQGYLDDQNKYNSNTGQSRPDHAPPSLNGASTKSLPVSTHNKSYHPSSSSTAGASHSSSKPSTSTHSLSSSTDSGNTGSSHGPSVSSSQKPAAPQTSEGIPSKYLAFDCEMVGTGPKGRISQLARCSVVSYDGDVVYDKFIKPSVPVTDYRTRWSGIRPRDLVGAMPYFEARKEILRLLNGRVVIGHAVHNDFKVLGYSHPAALTRDTSRIPLLNAKAGIAVHECASLKRLTKALFNRDIQTGKKGHSSVEDAKATMELYKVVEVEWERELASRSKHS